The following coding sequences are from one Streptomyces sp. NBC_01232 window:
- a CDS encoding (Fe-S)-binding protein: protein MRAALFVTCVNDALYPRTGIAVVRLLERLGVDVDFPAAQSCCGQPQYNTGYRHETEPLMRRTARAFAGHEFVVTPSGSCAAMIREHYPRIGRKAAAEGRGGELAEAAASLAPRVYELTEFLVDVLGVTDVGAYFPHTVTYHPSCHGLRGLGLGDRPRRLLTAVKGLDLVELPGAEECCGFGGTFAVKNPDVSTAMGADKTAAAAGTGAQVLCGADNSCLAHLDGLLRRADSPMRTLHLAEILAATEEEPLP from the coding sequence ATGCGAGCCGCCCTGTTCGTCACCTGCGTCAATGACGCTCTCTACCCGCGGACCGGCATCGCCGTCGTACGCCTCCTGGAGCGGCTGGGCGTGGACGTGGACTTCCCCGCGGCCCAGAGCTGCTGCGGGCAGCCGCAGTACAACACCGGCTACCGGCACGAGACCGAACCGCTCATGCGGCGCACCGCGCGGGCCTTCGCGGGACACGAATTCGTGGTCACCCCGTCCGGATCCTGCGCCGCGATGATCCGCGAGCACTACCCGCGCATCGGCCGCAAGGCGGCCGCGGAGGGCCGCGGCGGCGAGCTCGCCGAGGCCGCAGCCTCGCTCGCACCGCGCGTGTACGAGCTCACCGAGTTCCTGGTCGACGTGCTCGGGGTGACCGACGTCGGCGCGTACTTCCCGCACACCGTCACCTACCACCCCTCCTGCCACGGCCTGCGCGGCCTGGGCCTGGGGGACCGGCCGCGCCGGCTGCTGACCGCGGTCAAGGGCCTGGACCTGGTCGAGCTGCCGGGCGCCGAGGAGTGCTGCGGCTTCGGCGGCACCTTCGCCGTCAAGAACCCGGACGTGTCCACCGCCATGGGGGCCGACAAGACCGCGGCCGCCGCCGGCACCGGCGCCCAGGTGCTCTGCGGCGCCGACAACTCCTGCCTCGCCCACCTGGACGGCCTGCTGCGCCGCGCGGACAGCCCGATGCGGACCCTGCACCTCGCGGAGATCCTGGCCGCGACCGAGGAGGAACCGCTGCCGTGA
- a CDS encoding lactate utilization protein B: MTGTYLGMPAFPEAAREAVRDEVLRANLRHATHTIRDKRARSVAELADWDRLRAAGKAVKDHTLRHLDRYLLQLEEAVTAAGGTVHWAADADEANRIVTDLVRATGEREVVKVKSMATQEIGLNEALEAAGIAAYETDLAELIVQLGHDRPSHILVPAIHRNRAEIRDIFRTEMGSWGRPAPEPLGDDPRELAEAARLHLREKFLRARVAVSGANFMVAETGTMVVLESEGNGRMCLTLPETLISVVGIEKVVPTFRDLEIFLQTLPRSSTAERMNPYTTMWTGLGPSRGADGDGPAAFHLVLLDNGRTDTLADETGRQALRCIRCSACLNVCPVYERAGGHAYGSVYPGPIGAILSPQLRGTGTEIDASLPYASTLCGACYEVCPVAIDIPEVLVHLRERVAQGGPVTRGGVRVTLRPADGRTAERATMRAARLLLDHPGALRAGERLLARARRLAPRRLPGAGRAWTDSRELPTVPAESFRDWWARERGDTQ, encoded by the coding sequence GTGACGGGCACCTACCTGGGCATGCCCGCCTTCCCCGAGGCGGCCCGCGAAGCCGTACGGGACGAGGTGCTGCGCGCCAACCTCCGGCACGCCACGCACACCATCCGCGACAAACGCGCGCGGTCCGTCGCCGAACTGGCGGACTGGGACCGGCTGCGCGCGGCGGGCAAGGCCGTCAAGGACCACACCCTGCGCCACCTCGACCGCTACCTCCTGCAGCTGGAGGAAGCGGTCACGGCGGCCGGCGGCACCGTCCACTGGGCCGCCGACGCCGACGAGGCCAACCGCATCGTCACGGACCTGGTCCGCGCGACCGGCGAGCGCGAGGTCGTCAAGGTCAAGTCCATGGCCACGCAGGAGATCGGACTCAACGAGGCCCTGGAGGCCGCGGGGATCGCCGCGTACGAGACCGACCTCGCCGAACTCATCGTGCAGCTCGGCCATGACCGCCCCTCCCACATCCTGGTCCCGGCCATCCACCGCAACCGGGCCGAGATCCGCGACATCTTCCGTACGGAGATGGGAAGTTGGGGCCGCCCTGCGCCCGAGCCGCTCGGCGACGACCCGCGGGAGCTCGCCGAGGCGGCGCGCCTGCACCTGCGCGAGAAGTTCCTGCGCGCCAGGGTCGCCGTGTCCGGGGCCAACTTCATGGTCGCCGAGACCGGCACCATGGTCGTCCTGGAGTCCGAGGGGAACGGCCGGATGTGCCTGACCCTGCCCGAGACCCTGATCTCCGTCGTCGGCATCGAAAAGGTCGTCCCGACCTTCCGCGACCTGGAGATCTTCCTCCAGACGCTGCCGCGCTCCTCGACGGCCGAGCGGATGAACCCGTACACGACGATGTGGACCGGGCTGGGCCCGTCGCGAGGGGCGGACGGCGACGGACCCGCCGCCTTCCACCTCGTCCTCCTCGACAACGGCCGCACCGACACCCTCGCCGACGAGACCGGCCGCCAGGCCCTGCGCTGCATCCGCTGCTCCGCCTGCCTCAACGTCTGCCCGGTCTACGAACGCGCCGGCGGCCACGCCTACGGCTCCGTCTACCCCGGCCCCATCGGTGCGATCCTCAGCCCCCAACTCCGCGGCACCGGAACCGAGATCGACGCCTCGCTGCCCTACGCGTCCACCCTGTGCGGGGCCTGCTACGAGGTCTGCCCCGTCGCCATCGACATCCCCGAGGTCCTCGTCCACCTCCGCGAGCGGGTGGCCCAGGGCGGCCCGGTGACCCGAGGCGGCGTCCGCGTCACGCTCCGCCCCGCGGACGGCCGCACCGCCGAACGGGCCACCATGCGCGCCGCCCGGCTGCTCCTGGACCACCCGGGGGCACTGCGCGCCGGGGAGCGCCTGCTGGCCCGTGCCCGGCGGCTGGCGCCCCGCCGGCTCCCCGGGGCCGGACGGGCCTGGACCGACAGCCGCGAACTGCCCACCGTACCGGCGGAATCCTTCCGCGACTGGTGGGCCCGGGAACGGGGGGACACGCAGTGA
- a CDS encoding LutC/YkgG family protein — MSSKDRILGRIRRASANAPDAEIPRDYLQVHGTRTPAERVDLLAAHLAEYRALVHRTDGDGLPALLTRLLAERGARTVLVPPGLPPHWLAAAGPVLVPDRADSTPHELDLVDSVVTGCALAVAETGTIVLDAGPDQGRRRITLIPDHHICVIRVPDQVVDSVPQALPLLDPSRPLTWISGPSATSDIELDRVEGVHGPRTLEVVLVGRE; from the coding sequence GTGAGCAGCAAGGACCGCATCCTGGGCCGGATCCGCCGCGCGTCGGCGAACGCCCCTGACGCGGAGATCCCCCGCGACTACCTGCAGGTCCACGGCACCCGCACCCCCGCCGAGCGCGTGGACCTGCTGGCCGCCCACCTCGCCGAGTACCGGGCCCTGGTCCACCGCACGGACGGGGACGGGCTGCCCGCACTGCTCACGCGGCTCCTCGCCGAACGGGGCGCCCGCACGGTGCTCGTCCCGCCCGGCCTGCCCCCGCACTGGCTCGCGGCCGCAGGCCCCGTCCTCGTCCCCGACCGGGCGGACTCCACCCCGCACGAGCTGGACCTGGTCGACAGCGTGGTCACCGGCTGCGCCCTGGCCGTCGCCGAGACCGGCACGATCGTCCTCGACGCGGGCCCCGACCAGGGCCGGCGCCGCATCACCCTGATCCCGGACCACCACATCTGCGTGATCCGCGTCCCGGACCAAGTGGTCGACTCCGTCCCGCAGGCCCTGCCGCTCCTCGACCCGTCCCGCCCGCTGACCTGGATCTCCGGCCCCTCCGCCACCAGCGACATCGAACTCGACCGGGTGGAGGGAGTCCACGGCCCCCGCACCCTGGAGGTGGTCCTCGTTGGCAGAGAATGA
- a CDS encoding VOC family protein: MSSYIALTALLVHDYDEAIDFYTRALGFDLAEDTARPDGSRWVVVRPPGATESALLLARAKDEAQRSRVGDQAGGRVGHFLYTDDFARDHARMTAEGVRFLEEPRHEAYGSVAVFQDLYGNRWDLLEPAAR, from the coding sequence ATGTCGTCCTACATCGCCCTCACGGCCCTCCTCGTCCACGACTACGACGAGGCCATCGACTTCTACACCCGCGCCCTCGGCTTCGACCTGGCCGAGGACACCGCCCGCCCGGACGGCTCCCGCTGGGTCGTGGTCCGCCCGCCCGGCGCCACCGAATCCGCCCTGCTGCTGGCCCGCGCCAAGGACGAGGCGCAGCGCTCCCGGGTCGGCGACCAGGCGGGCGGCCGCGTCGGCCACTTCCTGTACACCGACGACTTCGCCCGCGACCACGCCCGGATGACCGCCGAGGGCGTCCGCTTCCTGGAGGAGCCGCGCCACGAGGCGTACGGCTCGGTCGCCGTCTTCCAGGACCTGTACGGCAACCGCTGGGACCTGCTAGAGCCCGCCGCGCGATAG
- a CDS encoding DUF309 domain-containing protein codes for MNARDRDVEGRARSARPRDGLGRPLGYGAAGVERQPEGVVRSPGETLREAQRLLDAGMPFHAHEVFEDAWKSGPEAAAPLWRGLAQLAVGLTHAARGNAVGGARLLRRGAAGIEGLDGRPYGIDVPGLVLWARELAGRVAAGGPPADPVREAPRLSRGGL; via the coding sequence GTGAACGCACGGGATCGGGATGTCGAAGGTCGGGCGCGCAGTGCGCGGCCCAGGGACGGGCTGGGGCGGCCGCTCGGCTACGGGGCGGCCGGGGTGGAGCGGCAGCCCGAAGGGGTGGTGCGCTCGCCCGGGGAGACCCTGCGGGAGGCGCAGCGGCTGCTGGACGCCGGAATGCCGTTCCACGCACACGAGGTGTTCGAGGATGCCTGGAAGTCCGGGCCCGAGGCCGCGGCCCCGCTCTGGCGGGGGCTCGCGCAGCTCGCGGTCGGGCTGACGCACGCCGCGCGCGGCAATGCGGTCGGCGGGGCGCGGCTGCTGCGGCGCGGGGCCGCCGGGATCGAGGGGCTGGACGGGCGGCCGTACGGGATCGACGTGCCGGGGCTGGTGCTCTGGGCCCGGGAGCTGGCCGGGCGGGTGGCGGCCGGGGGCCCGCCGGCCGATCCCGTACGGGAGGCTCCCCGGCTATCGCGCGGCGGGCTCTAG
- a CDS encoding tyrosine-type recombinase/integrase — MAIATPASAVEAVPVGVRLTADVEYRPNRPSPYRARVRWWDPTTKSRKSISEAKETEDEAQEWISALVEAAQAGVNPSLATMPLADYGTANMNLALRGLELKTLDPYMAGWRLRVVPSLGHLPVRMITNGAVDRTVYRWIADEYSRSTVKNTIAVLVRVMEQAVRDGLIKVNPARVSGWQRQYQQVEDELNDPRALALPDWETLQTLAKALVARSYGQYQGWGDVVTFAASTAARIGEVSGVRVKDIDTDTWIWTVRRQTTPARGGLVDKATKGKRARKVPLIEEVRPMVAQRLLAAGDSPDARIFFGPRGGRISTAVLRDATHWDNVVTELGFEHLRRHDLRHTGLTWFADAGVPLHVLRKIAGHGSLTTTQRYLHPDAGQITAAGAALSAHLMVLRAPRSLPVTAVTAV; from the coding sequence ATGGCGATAGCGACACCTGCTTCAGCCGTCGAGGCCGTGCCGGTTGGCGTCCGCCTCACCGCTGATGTCGAATACCGACCCAACCGGCCTTCGCCCTACCGAGCTCGGGTGCGCTGGTGGGACCCCACGACAAAGTCCCGCAAGTCCATCTCCGAAGCCAAGGAGACCGAGGACGAGGCCCAGGAGTGGATCTCGGCCCTGGTCGAGGCCGCTCAGGCCGGCGTCAACCCGTCGCTTGCCACCATGCCATTGGCCGACTACGGCACCGCGAACATGAACCTCGCGCTTCGAGGACTGGAGCTCAAGACGCTCGACCCCTATATGGCCGGTTGGCGTCTGCGCGTAGTGCCCTCCCTCGGGCATCTACCGGTTCGGATGATCACCAACGGTGCAGTGGACCGCACCGTCTACCGGTGGATCGCTGACGAGTACAGCCGCTCCACCGTGAAGAACACCATCGCCGTCCTCGTTCGCGTCATGGAGCAGGCCGTTCGAGACGGGCTCATCAAGGTCAACCCCGCGCGAGTCAGCGGCTGGCAGCGCCAGTACCAGCAGGTCGAGGACGAGCTGAACGACCCGCGTGCGCTCGCCTTGCCCGACTGGGAGACCCTCCAGACCCTCGCCAAGGCCCTGGTCGCTCGCTCATACGGCCAATACCAGGGCTGGGGCGACGTGGTCACTTTCGCCGCGTCCACGGCAGCCCGCATCGGCGAGGTCTCCGGAGTCCGCGTCAAGGACATCGACACCGACACCTGGATCTGGACCGTACGACGGCAGACCACCCCCGCCCGAGGCGGGCTCGTCGACAAGGCCACCAAGGGAAAGCGCGCCCGCAAGGTACCCCTCATCGAAGAGGTACGGCCAATGGTGGCTCAACGCCTGCTCGCCGCCGGCGACAGCCCAGACGCCCGGATCTTCTTCGGCCCCCGCGGCGGACGCATCTCCACCGCCGTCCTGCGCGACGCCACCCACTGGGACAACGTCGTCACCGAGCTCGGTTTCGAGCACCTTCGACGACACGATCTGCGCCACACCGGGCTGACCTGGTTCGCCGACGCAGGCGTCCCCCTCCATGTCCTGCGCAAGATCGCCGGACACGGCTCGCTGACCACCACTCAGCGCTACCTGCACCCCGACGCCGGCCAGATCACGGCAGCTGGTGCCGCGCTGTCTGCGCACCTCATGGTGCTCCGTGCACCTCGTTCGCTGCCAGTCACGGCCGTTACCGCCGTCTGA
- a CDS encoding helix-turn-helix transcriptional regulator: MTNLPLAPTRPIGVLRHRKDPMSSQESAKSGRNVSPDLVTGKWLTTDELAGILNLDPSTLRRWRTARPLQGPPFVHVSDRITLYSAIDVEHWLRSRRVDPEQAA; encoded by the coding sequence GTGACCAACCTGCCTCTTGCACCGACTCGCCCGATCGGCGTTCTGCGCCATCGCAAGGACCCCATGTCATCCCAGGAATCCGCGAAGAGCGGACGAAACGTTTCCCCCGACCTGGTCACCGGCAAATGGCTAACGACCGACGAACTCGCGGGCATCTTGAACCTCGATCCCTCCACGCTCCGTCGCTGGCGCACTGCACGCCCCCTGCAAGGGCCGCCGTTCGTCCATGTGTCCGATCGCATCACCCTGTACAGCGCGATTGACGTCGAACACTGGCTGCGCAGTCGCCGTGTCGATCCCGAACAGGCGGCCTGA
- a CDS encoding NAD(P)/FAD-dependent oxidoreductase, translating into MKHRIVVLGAGYAGAYVAGTLARRLSPADTEITVVNAEPEFVQRLRLHQLAAGQEIEAPKLADVFAGTGIRLRLARVTAVYPERQVVAVADADGGGELGYDTLLYALGSHVADHGVPGVAEHAFHVASRPAALRLRERLDSLGGRGEGGRVLVVGDGLTGIETATEIAESRPGLSVSLVARGELGAPLSAGARSHLRQACDRLGITVLEHTSVEAVEATRVLCADGSPLASDATVWTAGFAVDPIAAAAGLEVTDDGRIVVDRTMRSLSHPNVYAAGDSVYTIGDNGRPLPMSCASAGFTGMQAMKAIVGCLTGSKTANVKLSYPGNHISLGRRDGILQMVDHEAQAKPKYMGGRKAARIKAAILKMSLWTTSHPTFGLPMRKRRLAAAPDGAAARVAA; encoded by the coding sequence ATGAAGCACCGCATCGTTGTTCTGGGCGCCGGCTATGCCGGGGCCTACGTGGCCGGGACTCTGGCTCGTCGGCTGTCCCCGGCGGATACCGAGATCACCGTGGTCAACGCCGAGCCGGAGTTCGTCCAGCGGCTGCGGCTGCACCAGCTCGCGGCCGGCCAGGAGATCGAGGCTCCGAAGCTCGCCGATGTCTTCGCGGGCACGGGGATACGGCTGCGCCTGGCCCGTGTCACCGCCGTCTATCCCGAGCGCCAGGTCGTCGCCGTGGCCGACGCCGACGGTGGCGGCGAGCTCGGCTACGACACGCTGCTCTACGCGCTCGGCAGCCACGTCGCCGACCACGGCGTCCCCGGCGTGGCCGAGCACGCCTTCCACGTCGCCAGTCGTCCGGCGGCGCTGCGCCTGCGCGAGCGCCTGGACAGCCTGGGCGGGCGGGGCGAGGGCGGTCGTGTGCTGGTCGTCGGCGACGGGTTGACCGGCATCGAGACCGCCACCGAGATCGCCGAGTCCCGGCCCGGCCTGTCGGTGTCCCTGGTCGCCCGCGGCGAGCTGGGCGCCCCGCTCTCCGCCGGGGCACGCAGCCACCTGCGCCAGGCCTGCGACCGGCTGGGCATCACCGTCCTGGAGCACACCAGCGTCGAAGCTGTCGAAGCGACTCGGGTGCTGTGCGCCGACGGGAGCCCCCTGGCGTCCGACGCGACCGTGTGGACGGCCGGGTTCGCGGTCGACCCCATCGCCGCCGCAGCCGGGTTGGAGGTCACCGACGACGGTCGGATCGTCGTCGATCGCACCATGCGGTCGCTCTCGCACCCGAACGTCTACGCCGCCGGCGACAGCGTCTACACCATCGGCGACAACGGCCGGCCGCTGCCGATGTCCTGTGCATCGGCCGGCTTCACCGGCATGCAGGCCATGAAGGCCATCGTGGGATGCCTGACCGGCAGCAAGACGGCGAACGTCAAGCTGAGCTACCCGGGCAACCACATCAGCCTCGGGCGGCGCGACGGGATCCTGCAGATGGTCGACCATGAAGCGCAGGCAAAGCCGAAGTACATGGGCGGCCGGAAGGCCGCGCGGATCAAGGCGGCCATCCTCAAGATGTCGCTGTGGACCACCTCGCACCCGACGTTCGGGCTGCCCATGCGCAAGCGCCGCCTGGCCGCCGCGCCGGATGGGGCCGCCGCAAGGGTGGCCGCATAG
- a CDS encoding sigma-70 family RNA polymerase sigma factor, with product MDSTDIDRFDTCRFEASRSRLASLAYRLLGSAADAEDAVQDAFLHWQAADRQRIRVPEAWLTKVVTNLCLDRLRSAQARRERTVGAWLPEPLLDGDPMLGPADTFEQRETVSLAVLTLMERLSPFERAVYILREAFSYGHAEIAEILDITESASQQHLHRARRHITTARRSGELDPAAARRIVEEFLAAASSGRTERLVALLTHDASAISDGAGLTKKLLQYDTPERIAAIARAGFKSTPAKQRLAGGVSEVHFALVNGAPALLFVPGGKVVGAVTFDITDGKIATVRGIAAPARLLRLADAWRQHEPDAPLIAEW from the coding sequence GTGGACAGCACTGACATTGACCGCTTCGACACCTGCCGGTTCGAGGCCAGCCGCAGTCGGCTGGCCTCGCTGGCGTACCGGCTGCTGGGATCCGCCGCCGACGCCGAAGACGCCGTACAGGACGCGTTCTTGCACTGGCAGGCCGCCGACCGGCAGCGGATCAGGGTGCCGGAAGCATGGCTGACCAAGGTCGTCACCAACCTGTGCCTCGACCGGCTCCGCTCGGCACAGGCCCGCCGCGAACGCACCGTGGGCGCCTGGCTGCCCGAACCGCTCCTCGACGGCGACCCGATGCTCGGCCCGGCCGACACGTTCGAACAGCGCGAAACCGTCTCCCTCGCCGTGCTCACTCTCATGGAACGCCTGTCACCCTTCGAGAGGGCCGTCTACATCCTGCGCGAGGCGTTCTCCTACGGCCACGCCGAGATCGCCGAGATCCTCGACATCACCGAGTCCGCAAGCCAGCAGCACCTCCACCGGGCCCGGCGCCACATCACCACGGCGCGCCGCAGCGGTGAACTCGACCCGGCAGCCGCCCGCAGGATCGTCGAGGAATTCCTCGCCGCCGCCTCCTCGGGCCGCACCGAACGGCTGGTGGCGCTGCTCACCCACGACGCCTCCGCGATCTCCGACGGCGCCGGCCTGACCAAGAAGCTGCTGCAGTACGACACTCCGGAGCGCATCGCCGCCATCGCGCGGGCCGGCTTCAAGTCCACGCCCGCGAAGCAGCGACTCGCCGGAGGGGTCTCCGAGGTCCACTTCGCGCTCGTCAATGGCGCCCCCGCCCTCCTCTTCGTGCCCGGCGGCAAGGTCGTCGGCGCGGTGACGTTCGACATCACAGACGGCAAGATCGCAACCGTGCGCGGCATCGCCGCCCCTGCCCGCCTCCTCCGCCTCGCCGACGCCTGGCGGCAGCACGAACCGGACGCGCCGCTCATCGCCGAGTGGTGA
- a CDS encoding glycosyltransferase family 87 protein, producing the protein MKALTALTPRTALVTTALALAALTTLLARTVVYGGYFSDPVGLFWWYAACWVLFTVALLALRRVPARHAAWLIAAGAVAVTLTGLMGPPRTSTDSYRYAWDGRVQSAGLSPYDHAPQDPALARLRDPWLFPTGAACTGPDLAPIPHTGSTPHCTRLNRPAVHTIYPPVAEAYFLAVDRLSPADSRHKPLQIGAALISLGVTGALLLILRRRGDDLRKAAYWAWCPAVPIEAVNNAHADVLGVLLAVTGLGLVASRNLTRRAAGGVLIGAAIATKLMPAVVLPGALSGIRRVRDAAAVLLPATAFVVLTYLPYVLLSHGSVFGYLGGYVEEEGYDDASAGSRYSLLRLVLPDTWAFPVLLVIVAAVSLYVMWRGDPRRPWSGALLVTGWSFVLLTPGYSWYALLLIALVALDGRWEWLGIPLAGAAVYVLAPTLHFQPSLSNIAYGAAAALVLVMTWVRRRARVRGAGAPATASRNPYPA; encoded by the coding sequence GTGAAAGCCCTTACCGCCCTCACTCCTCGCACCGCGCTGGTGACCACCGCCCTCGCCCTTGCCGCACTCACGACGCTCCTCGCCCGCACCGTCGTGTACGGGGGCTACTTCAGCGACCCCGTCGGCCTGTTCTGGTGGTACGCGGCCTGCTGGGTGCTCTTCACCGTCGCGCTGCTGGCGCTGCGCCGGGTCCCGGCCCGCCACGCCGCGTGGCTGATCGCCGCGGGGGCCGTCGCCGTCACGCTGACCGGGCTGATGGGGCCGCCGCGGACCAGCACCGACTCCTACCGCTACGCCTGGGACGGCCGCGTCCAGTCCGCCGGCCTCTCCCCGTACGACCACGCCCCGCAGGACCCGGCGCTCGCCAGGCTCCGCGACCCCTGGCTCTTCCCCACCGGCGCCGCCTGCACGGGCCCCGACCTCGCCCCGATCCCCCACACCGGCAGCACACCCCACTGCACCCGCCTCAACAGGCCCGCCGTCCACACCATCTATCCGCCCGTCGCCGAGGCGTACTTCCTCGCCGTCGACCGCCTCTCCCCCGCCGACTCCCGCCACAAGCCGCTCCAGATCGGCGCCGCCCTGATCTCCCTCGGCGTCACGGGCGCGCTCCTCCTGATCCTGCGACGGCGCGGCGACGACCTCCGCAAAGCCGCGTACTGGGCCTGGTGCCCTGCCGTCCCAATCGAGGCCGTCAACAACGCCCACGCCGACGTCCTGGGCGTACTCCTCGCGGTCACCGGACTCGGCCTCGTCGCCTCCCGGAACCTGACCCGGCGGGCAGCAGGCGGAGTGCTGATCGGCGCCGCCATCGCCACGAAGCTCATGCCTGCCGTCGTCCTCCCCGGCGCCCTGTCAGGGATCCGCCGCGTCCGCGACGCGGCCGCCGTCCTCCTGCCCGCCACCGCCTTCGTCGTACTCACCTACCTCCCGTACGTCCTCCTCTCGCACGGCTCGGTCTTCGGCTACCTCGGCGGCTACGTCGAGGAGGAGGGCTACGACGACGCCTCGGCCGGATCCCGCTACTCGCTCCTGCGCCTGGTCCTGCCGGACACCTGGGCCTTCCCCGTACTGCTCGTCATCGTCGCGGCAGTGTCCCTGTACGTGATGTGGCGCGGAGACCCGCGACGCCCCTGGAGCGGCGCCCTCCTGGTCACCGGCTGGTCCTTCGTCCTCCTCACCCCCGGCTACTCCTGGTACGCGCTGCTCCTCATCGCACTCGTCGCCCTGGACGGACGCTGGGAATGGCTCGGCATCCCCCTCGCAGGCGCCGCCGTCTACGTCCTCGCCCCGACGCTCCACTTCCAGCCGTCGCTGAGCAACATCGCGTACGGCGCAGCAGCGGCCCTCGTCCTCGTGATGACCTGGGTCCGGCGGCGAGCCAGGGTGAGGGGGGCCGGGGCCCCGGCCACGGCGTCACGGAATCCGTACCCGGCTTGA
- a CDS encoding molybdopterin-dependent oxidoreductase translates to MRFTLPSGPPVTFKARLHDARTATAIGRWLGLAMAVCFATGVLSHYLQHPPGWLADSLPSRPYWGYRLTQGLHVASGIAAIPLLLAKLWAVYPRLFAWPPVRSVLHALERISVAILVAAGLFELFTGLLNTFQWYPWPFNFVPVHYAVAWLLLGSLLLHVAVQWPKIRDHFTLRSPGTLTLPEADGPDRRQFLLGVTAAVGAVTLTTVGQSVTALGPLELFGPRSPAHGAQGLPVNRTAAAARVSEASLADWRLTVAGPRPYSLTLDELRALPQHDVTLPIACVEGWSKSAHWTGVRVRDLLELAGGGPGARARVVSLEAAGAYRVMEMGRLYAQDPLTLLALRLNGEVLSLDHGYPARIIAPNRPGVLQTKWVGRLEVA, encoded by the coding sequence ATGCGTTTCACCCTGCCCTCCGGACCGCCCGTCACCTTCAAGGCGCGCCTGCACGATGCCCGTACCGCGACCGCCATCGGCCGCTGGCTCGGCCTGGCCATGGCCGTCTGCTTCGCGACCGGTGTGCTGAGCCACTACCTCCAGCACCCGCCCGGATGGCTGGCCGATTCGCTGCCGAGCCGCCCGTACTGGGGTTACCGGCTCACCCAGGGTCTGCACGTGGCGTCCGGGATCGCCGCGATCCCGTTGCTGCTGGCGAAGCTGTGGGCGGTCTATCCGCGGCTGTTCGCCTGGCCTCCGGTGCGATCGGTCCTCCACGCCCTGGAGCGGATCTCGGTGGCGATCCTGGTCGCGGCCGGACTGTTCGAGCTGTTCACCGGGCTGCTGAACACCTTCCAGTGGTACCCGTGGCCCTTCAACTTCGTTCCCGTGCACTACGCGGTCGCCTGGCTCCTGCTGGGATCGCTCCTGCTGCACGTCGCCGTGCAATGGCCGAAGATCCGCGACCACTTCACGCTCCGTTCCCCCGGAACCCTGACCCTGCCCGAGGCCGACGGGCCCGACCGCCGGCAGTTCCTCCTCGGCGTCACAGCCGCGGTCGGAGCAGTCACGCTCACCACGGTCGGACAGTCCGTCACCGCACTCGGCCCGCTGGAACTGTTCGGCCCGCGCAGCCCCGCCCACGGGGCCCAAGGGCTCCCCGTGAACCGAACGGCTGCTGCCGCGCGCGTCTCCGAGGCCTCCTTGGCCGACTGGCGTCTGACCGTGGCCGGGCCGCGTCCTTACAGCCTCACGCTGGACGAGTTGCGCGCCCTGCCGCAGCATGACGTCACCCTGCCCATCGCCTGCGTGGAGGGCTGGAGCAAGTCCGCCCACTGGACAGGGGTGCGGGTACGGGACCTCCTGGAGCTCGCGGGCGGCGGCCCGGGTGCGCGGGCCCGGGTGGTCTCCCTCGAAGCGGCGGGCGCCTACCGGGTGATGGAGATGGGACGCCTGTACGCGCAGGACCCGCTCACGCTGCTCGCGCTGCGGCTCAACGGCGAGGTGCTGTCCCTGGACCACGGCT